The following proteins come from a genomic window of Natrinema saccharevitans:
- a CDS encoding RAD55 family ATPase, with product MERMPLGVSRLDRMIGGGAPAGSVVLLAGESGAGAQEFCYTSAVMNGLVEADPDLFDLYYGDLEPDVTLPEAIHYVSFTDEPNAVVDEMAFVMDDDLVDAGMDDVRFVELAEEYFQLTPVPTDWYADGMADITELGSHNERTDVLEALGEYLTDHATDNLVVIDSITDLVAAADDRLGWSDLTVLLKGLKRASHRWGGVILLLVNSELLGSTELGRLKEATDGTLLFEWESGGSERARTLVVEQFRGVLSRLEDEDIVRFETEIHDGGFDISNVRKIR from the coding sequence ATGGAACGGATGCCGCTCGGCGTCTCACGGCTCGATCGGATGATCGGCGGCGGCGCGCCGGCCGGCAGCGTCGTCCTGCTGGCCGGAGAGTCCGGTGCCGGCGCACAGGAGTTCTGCTACACCAGCGCCGTAATGAACGGGCTCGTCGAGGCCGACCCCGATCTCTTCGACCTCTACTACGGCGACCTCGAGCCGGACGTAACCCTCCCCGAGGCCATCCACTACGTCTCCTTTACCGACGAACCGAACGCCGTCGTCGACGAGATGGCGTTCGTCATGGACGACGACCTCGTCGACGCGGGGATGGACGACGTCCGGTTCGTCGAACTCGCCGAGGAGTACTTCCAGCTGACGCCGGTGCCAACCGACTGGTACGCCGACGGGATGGCCGACATCACCGAACTCGGCAGCCACAACGAGCGCACCGACGTCCTCGAGGCGCTCGGCGAGTACCTGACCGATCACGCGACGGACAACCTCGTCGTGATCGACTCGATCACCGATCTGGTGGCGGCGGCCGACGACCGGCTGGGCTGGTCGGACCTGACCGTCCTGCTGAAGGGACTCAAACGCGCCTCGCATCGCTGGGGCGGGGTCATCCTCCTGCTGGTCAACTCGGAACTGCTCGGGTCGACGGAACTCGGCCGGCTCAAGGAGGCCACAGACGGCACGCTGTTGTTCGAGTGGGAAAGCGGCGGCTCCGAGCGCGCCCGGACCCTCGTCGTCGAGCAGTTCCGGGGCGTCCTCTCCCGGCTCGAGGACGAGGACATCGTCCGCTTCGAGACGGAGATCCACGACGGCGGCTTCGACATCAGCAACGTCCGCAAGATCAGGTGA
- a CDS encoding transcription factor S, which produces MQFCDDCGSMMKAQGDRMVCTNDDCGASSERDREQEDAFVTTESQTDDDVIESDENANFEGKPKANDVICDECGAEEAWYTLKQTASADEPPTRFFKCTECGNRWREYN; this is translated from the coding sequence ATGCAATTTTGCGACGACTGCGGCTCGATGATGAAAGCGCAGGGCGATCGCATGGTCTGTACGAACGACGACTGCGGGGCCTCGAGCGAGCGCGACCGCGAGCAGGAAGACGCCTTCGTCACGACGGAGTCCCAGACCGACGACGACGTGATCGAGTCCGACGAGAACGCCAACTTCGAGGGGAAGCCGAAGGCGAACGACGTGATCTGTGACGAGTGTGGTGCCGAGGAGGCGTGGTACACGCTCAAACAGACCGCGTCGGCCGACGAGCCGCCGACGCGGTTTTTCAAGTGTACCGAGTGCGGGAATCGGTGGCGGGAGTACAACTGA
- a CDS encoding GNAT family N-acetyltransferase: MDALERPTFDSEASRRLYEYVERHGTVERHKLREIVTLPAEEFQTRLEKLKTDGYLAEDGGTLRLALEFGAVEKHALDEFTVTVRPARQDDFDGLVETIRDVTAEETYVVAETVAEQLLYDDTVTRHNAVETRQFFVATVDGDVVGWTHLDLRRVEPVREVAQQTVGVREAYRGHGIGSTLLQRGIEWAEANGYRKLYNSVPVVNDTALEFLTVHGWDTEAIRKDHYTIDGEYVDEVMMAYEL, translated from the coding sequence ATGGACGCGCTCGAGCGGCCGACGTTCGACTCCGAGGCCAGCCGGCGTCTCTACGAGTACGTCGAGCGACACGGGACCGTCGAACGGCACAAACTGCGCGAGATCGTCACCCTCCCGGCCGAGGAGTTCCAGACCCGCCTCGAGAAGCTGAAGACGGACGGCTATCTCGCAGAGGACGGCGGGACCCTCCGGCTCGCGCTCGAGTTCGGGGCCGTCGAGAAACACGCGCTGGACGAGTTCACCGTCACCGTCCGACCCGCCAGACAGGACGACTTCGACGGGCTCGTCGAGACGATCAGGGACGTCACGGCCGAGGAGACCTACGTCGTCGCCGAGACGGTCGCCGAGCAACTGCTCTACGACGACACCGTCACCAGACACAACGCGGTCGAGACCCGCCAGTTCTTCGTCGCGACCGTCGACGGCGACGTGGTCGGCTGGACCCACCTCGACCTCCGTCGGGTCGAACCGGTCCGGGAGGTCGCCCAGCAGACCGTCGGCGTCCGCGAGGCCTACCGGGGTCACGGGATCGGGAGTACGCTCCTGCAACGCGGGATCGAGTGGGCCGAGGCCAACGGCTACCGGAAGCTCTACAACAGCGTTCCCGTGGTCAACGACACCGCGCTCGAGTTCCTGACCGTCCACGGCTGGGACACCGAGGCGATCCGCAAGGACCACTACACGATCGACGGCGAGTACGTCGACGAGGTGATGATGGCCTACGAGCTGTAG
- the dinB gene encoding DNA polymerase IV, with protein MSDGPRLPGVERQVDEDRIVCHVDADCFYASCERLREPELRGEPVVVGMGYEPGETVGAVATASYEAREFGVESAQAISTALERLPRRAAYEAGDLDGATDRGETGHYRPVDMDYYESVAADVREILHDCADVVREVSIDEAYLDVTERTAWEVADGFARHIKDRIRREVGVAVSVGVAPTMSTAKIASDFDKPDGLTVVRPDEIRDFLAPLEVDLLHGVGPVTARELREMGLETAGDVAATDPEPLVERFGERGRELYDRARGDDDRRVEPKGDPKSFSRESAFAEAVAEPEPKYDQIETLAAAVADRARREGALYRTIGVKAVTPPYDVNTRERSLPGPVDDPELVDRVARDLFAEFEREPVRKVGVRVANLEFAAADQASLESWEGDGGGPDGRSNPESADDEAADATDDEPDPGTLGGDRSSGQSSLADFS; from the coding sequence ATGTCCGACGGGCCGCGGCTGCCGGGCGTCGAACGCCAGGTCGACGAGGACCGCATCGTCTGTCACGTCGACGCCGACTGCTTCTACGCCTCCTGCGAGCGGCTGCGCGAGCCCGAACTCCGGGGCGAACCCGTCGTCGTCGGCATGGGGTACGAACCCGGCGAGACCGTCGGGGCCGTCGCCACCGCCAGCTACGAGGCCCGCGAGTTCGGCGTCGAGAGCGCCCAGGCGATTTCGACGGCCCTCGAGCGACTGCCCAGGCGCGCGGCGTACGAGGCCGGCGATCTCGACGGGGCGACGGACCGCGGGGAGACCGGCCACTACCGCCCCGTCGACATGGACTACTACGAGTCGGTCGCGGCCGACGTCCGGGAAATCCTTCACGACTGCGCCGACGTGGTCCGGGAGGTCAGCATCGACGAGGCCTACCTCGACGTAACCGAGCGCACGGCGTGGGAGGTCGCCGACGGCTTCGCCCGGCACATCAAAGACCGCATCCGACGGGAAGTCGGTGTGGCCGTCAGCGTCGGCGTCGCGCCGACGATGAGTACGGCCAAGATCGCCAGCGACTTCGACAAGCCCGACGGGCTCACCGTCGTCCGGCCCGACGAGATCCGGGACTTCCTCGCCCCGCTCGAGGTCGACCTGCTGCACGGCGTCGGCCCGGTGACCGCCCGCGAGCTTCGGGAGATGGGCCTCGAGACGGCCGGCGACGTGGCGGCGACCGACCCGGAGCCGCTGGTCGAGCGGTTCGGCGAGCGCGGCCGAGAACTGTACGACCGCGCGCGCGGCGACGACGACCGCCGCGTCGAGCCAAAGGGCGACCCCAAGAGCTTCTCTCGGGAGTCGGCCTTCGCCGAGGCCGTCGCCGAGCCCGAGCCGAAGTACGACCAGATCGAGACGCTCGCGGCGGCCGTCGCCGACCGCGCTCGCCGGGAGGGCGCGCTCTACCGGACCATCGGCGTCAAGGCGGTTACGCCGCCGTACGACGTCAATACGCGCGAGCGGTCCCTGCCCGGCCCCGTCGACGACCCCGAACTGGTCGACCGCGTGGCGCGCGACCTCTTCGCCGAGTTCGAGCGCGAGCCCGTCCGCAAGGTCGGCGTCCGCGTCGCCAACCTCGAGTTCGCGGCCGCCGACCAGGCCAGCCTCGAGAGTTGGGAGGGAGACGGGGGCGGTCCCGACGGGCGGTCGAACCCCGAGTCAGCCGACGACGAAGCCGCCGACGCGACCGACGACGAGCCGGACCCGGGAACGCTCGGCGGCGATCGCTCGAGCGGGCAGTCGTCGCTCGCGGACTTCTCGTGA
- a CDS encoding J domain-containing protein, whose translation MTEDFYDLLEVSPDADQDEIKDAYREQVRVYHPDVNDDDRAQAQFTAVKTAYDILGDPVERQAYDRLGHEDYVAKRTSGLPSPDVWQSDDGDDGDDGGTEVSYSESETASASASAAGASAAGAAGSDSRHSSRGSASTSTSSAGASATGSAAGTGGTGSSTGTSAAGATADASSATATETATGTGGGTGSGTSDRTGGSSDTAGGADRSRTTDADGASTANPIARWWRRRNVSLPLLWLSVVVYVAGLVQFGLANEGALRSLRAELAGIGADPQGLWTALSADRGGVETTVAFMRGLEVVTPPLERPLWYGALAGVVAVAFLGLLVSRIVRREETWGPVTIDETIVVALSVAVPTTLVGGPLLAGAVLMPLLFGVVVRHTRRGPGWTPSYLYVLPVLAPLAAIGAAAAGVASLPIDIAAVVVLPLLGGLGLPLRATIRKRFGR comes from the coding sequence ATGACAGAGGACTTCTACGATCTACTCGAGGTCTCGCCCGACGCCGATCAGGACGAGATCAAAGACGCCTACCGCGAACAGGTCCGTGTCTATCATCCCGACGTGAACGACGACGATCGCGCACAGGCGCAGTTCACCGCCGTCAAAACCGCCTACGACATCCTCGGCGATCCCGTCGAGCGACAGGCCTACGACCGACTCGGTCACGAGGACTACGTCGCCAAACGGACCAGCGGCCTTCCTTCCCCCGACGTCTGGCAGAGCGACGACGGTGACGACGGCGACGACGGCGGAACGGAGGTGAGCTACTCGGAATCGGAGACGGCCTCCGCGTCGGCATCGGCCGCCGGAGCGTCGGCGGCCGGCGCCGCGGGCAGCGACTCGAGGCACTCGAGTCGCGGCTCGGCGTCGACTTCGACTTCGAGCGCCGGTGCGAGCGCGACCGGCTCGGCCGCCGGAACCGGTGGCACTGGCTCGAGTACGGGCACGTCGGCGGCCGGCGCGACCGCCGACGCCTCGAGCGCGACCGCAACCGAGACCGCGACGGGGACCGGCGGCGGGACGGGGTCGGGAACGAGCGACCGGACCGGCGGGTCGAGCGACACCGCCGGCGGTGCCGACCGATCACGGACGACCGACGCCGACGGCGCGTCGACGGCCAATCCGATCGCCCGCTGGTGGCGGCGACGGAACGTCTCGCTGCCGCTGCTGTGGCTGTCGGTGGTCGTCTACGTCGCCGGCCTCGTCCAGTTCGGACTCGCGAACGAGGGCGCGCTCCGCTCGCTCCGGGCCGAACTGGCCGGGATCGGTGCCGACCCGCAGGGGCTCTGGACCGCACTCTCGGCCGACCGCGGGGGCGTCGAGACGACCGTCGCGTTCATGCGCGGGCTCGAGGTCGTGACCCCGCCCCTCGAGCGGCCGCTGTGGTACGGCGCGCTGGCGGGCGTCGTCGCCGTCGCGTTCCTCGGTCTGCTCGTCTCGCGGATCGTCCGCCGGGAGGAGACCTGGGGACCGGTGACGATCGACGAGACGATCGTCGTCGCGCTGTCGGTGGCGGTGCCGACGACGCTGGTCGGCGGCCCGCTGCTCGCCGGCGCGGTCCTCATGCCGCTGCTGTTCGGCGTCGTCGTTCGGCACACGCGGCGCGGCCCGGGCTGGACGCCGTCGTATCTCTACGTCCTTCCCGTCCTCGCGCCGCTCGCGGCCATCGGCGCGGCGGCGGCGGGCGTTGCCAGCCTCCCGATCGACATCGCGGCGGTCGTCGTCCTGCCGTTGCTCGGCGGGCTGGGGCTGCCGTTGCGGGCGACGATCAGGAAACGGTTCGGGCGCTGA